Proteins encoded by one window of Enterococcus faecalis:
- the murD gene encoding UDP-N-acetylmuramoyl-L-alanine--D-glutamate ligase, giving the protein MKKITTYQNKKVLVLGLAKSGVSAAKLLHELGALVTVNDAKQFDQNPDAQDLLTLGIRVVTGGHPIELLDEEFELIVKNPGIPYTNPLVAEALTRKIPIITEVELAGQIAECPIVGITGTNGKTTTTTMIGLLLNADRTAGEARLAGNIGFPASTVAQEATAKDDLVMELSSFQLMGIETFHPQIAVITNIFEAHLDYHGSRKEYVAAKWAIQKNMTADDTLILNWNQVELQTLAKTTAANVLPFSTKEAVEGAYLLDGKLYFNEEYIMPADELGIPGSHNIENALAAICVAKLKNVSNAQIRQTLTNFSGVPHRTQFVGEVQQRRFYNDSKATNILATEMALSGFDNQKLLLLAGGLDRGNSFDELVPALLGLKAIVLFGETKEKLAEAAKKANIETILFAENVQTAVTIAFDYSEKDDTILLSPACASWDQYPNFEVRGEAFMQAVQQLKESEM; this is encoded by the coding sequence ATGAAAAAAATAACAACCTATCAAAACAAAAAAGTGTTGGTTTTAGGACTAGCTAAAAGTGGTGTCAGCGCAGCGAAACTCTTACATGAGTTAGGTGCGCTCGTTACCGTTAATGACGCAAAACAATTTGATCAAAACCCTGACGCCCAAGATTTATTAACCTTGGGTATTCGTGTTGTTACAGGGGGGCATCCAATTGAATTGTTGGATGAAGAATTTGAACTAATTGTTAAAAATCCTGGCATTCCTTATACAAACCCACTTGTGGCAGAAGCACTAACTCGGAAAATTCCTATCATAACTGAGGTGGAATTAGCAGGTCAAATTGCCGAATGTCCAATTGTCGGCATTACGGGCACCAATGGCAAAACAACCACGACCACGATGATTGGTTTACTGCTAAACGCTGACAGAACGGCTGGTGAGGCACGTTTGGCGGGAAATATTGGTTTTCCAGCGAGTACGGTGGCTCAAGAAGCAACAGCCAAGGATGATCTTGTGATGGAACTTTCTAGTTTTCAGTTAATGGGAATTGAGACGTTTCACCCACAAATTGCAGTAATTACAAATATTTTTGAGGCACACTTGGATTATCATGGTTCGCGGAAAGAATATGTTGCTGCAAAATGGGCCATTCAAAAAAACATGACCGCAGATGACACCTTGATTTTAAATTGGAATCAAGTAGAGCTTCAAACGTTAGCTAAAACCACAGCTGCCAACGTATTGCCTTTTTCAACGAAAGAAGCAGTAGAAGGGGCTTATCTTTTAGATGGGAAATTATATTTCAATGAAGAATATATTATGCCCGCCGATGAGCTAGGGATTCCTGGCAGTCACAATATTGAAAATGCACTCGCAGCGATTTGTGTAGCTAAATTAAAAAATGTATCGAATGCTCAGATTAGACAAACTTTGACAAACTTTTCAGGCGTTCCCCATCGAACGCAATTTGTTGGCGAAGTTCAGCAAAGACGTTTTTATAACGATTCAAAAGCAACCAATATTTTAGCTACAGAGATGGCGTTAAGTGGGTTTGACAACCAAAAGCTACTTTTACTTGCAGGTGGCTTGGATCGCGGTAACTCATTTGATGAATTGGTTCCTGCTCTGCTGGGACTCAAAGCAATTGTTTTATTTGGAGAAACCAAAGAAAAATTGGCGGAAGCTGCTAAAAAAGCGAACATTGAAACAATTTTATTTGCTGAAAATGTTCAAACGGCGGTTACCATTGCCTTTGATTATTCGGAAAAAGATGATACTATTTTACTATCACCTGCTTGCGCAAGTTGGGATCAATACCCGAATTTCGAAGTACGCGGGGAAGCCTTTATGCAAGCTGTTCAACAATTAAAAGAAAGTGAAATGTGA
- the murG gene encoding undecaprenyldiphospho-muramoylpentapeptide beta-N-acetylglucosaminyltransferase — MKILVTGGGTGGHIYPALSFVEHVKKEAPATEFLYVGTENGLESQIVPKAKIPFKTIKIQGFRRSLSPQNFKTMYLFLTSINKAKKIIREFQPDVVIGTGGYVSGAVVYAAHQLKIPTIIHEQNSIPGMTNKFLSRYVDKIAICFPDVASFFPKEKTILTGNPRGQEVVTVEKSAILSEFGLDPAKKTVVLFGGSRGALKINQAFEQAFPLFEEREYQVLYASGERYYQELQESLKLSEKKLTNISVQPYIDKMVEVMANTDLMVGRAGATSIAEFTALGLPAILIPSPYVTNDHQTKNAQSLVKVGAVEMIPDAELTGARLVAAIDDILLNNEKRQQMATASKGEGIPDASDRLYQVVKTLV, encoded by the coding sequence ATGAAGATACTAGTAACTGGTGGTGGCACAGGTGGGCATATCTATCCTGCGTTATCCTTCGTCGAACACGTCAAAAAAGAAGCACCTGCAACAGAATTCTTGTATGTGGGAACAGAAAATGGTCTAGAAAGTCAAATTGTGCCAAAGGCGAAAATTCCATTTAAAACGATTAAAATTCAAGGATTCAGGCGTTCGCTAAGTCCTCAAAATTTTAAAACAATGTATTTATTTTTAACAAGCATTAATAAAGCAAAAAAAATTATTCGTGAATTTCAACCAGATGTGGTCATTGGTACAGGCGGTTATGTTTCTGGTGCAGTGGTTTATGCGGCCCACCAATTAAAAATACCGACAATTATTCATGAACAAAATAGTATCCCTGGAATGACAAATAAATTTTTAAGTCGTTATGTAGATAAAATTGCGATTTGTTTTCCGGATGTCGCTAGTTTTTTCCCGAAAGAAAAAACAATTTTGACAGGGAACCCGCGGGGACAAGAAGTCGTAACGGTGGAAAAGTCAGCTATTTTATCAGAGTTTGGCTTAGATCCAGCAAAGAAAACGGTGGTTTTATTTGGCGGAAGTCGTGGCGCCTTGAAAATCAATCAAGCGTTTGAACAGGCCTTTCCTTTGTTTGAAGAGAGAGAGTATCAAGTTTTATACGCTTCAGGAGAAAGATATTATCAGGAACTTCAAGAAAGTCTAAAGCTTTCTGAAAAGAAATTGACAAACATAAGTGTGCAACCGTATATTGATAAAATGGTTGAAGTGATGGCTAATACCGATTTAATGGTGGGACGTGCAGGAGCAACCTCAATTGCGGAGTTCACCGCATTAGGATTACCAGCAATTTTAATTCCGAGTCCTTACGTCACGAATGATCATCAAACGAAAAACGCGCAAAGCTTAGTAAAAGTTGGTGCTGTTGAAATGATTCCAGATGCAGAATTGACCGGCGCTCGTTTAGTTGCGGCAATTGATGATATTTTATTAAACAATGAAAAAAGACAACAGATGGCAACGGCGTCCAAAGGGGAAGGCATCCCAGATGCAAGTGATCGTTTGTATCAAGTTGTGAAAACGTTAGTCTGA